One Amycolatopsis sp. NBC_00355 genomic window carries:
- a CDS encoding DUF6292 family protein has product MIPLLTGIDREHGLLRGLTGYLTAVGAAVGVGDESCTLDVDVPVSAYIALDGRLTRYPGRDVALLWDERHGWSFGMETHSGEDLLVLAYLGGELVPEPPRVRGFVAAARSFGGPFAAPVPPDLRDGGGGLLSRLARYRRDSWTTGASFLHQVG; this is encoded by the coding sequence GTGATTCCCCTGCTGACCGGAATCGACCGTGAACACGGACTGCTGCGCGGGCTGACCGGCTACCTCACCGCGGTCGGCGCCGCGGTGGGGGTGGGCGACGAGTCCTGCACGCTGGACGTCGACGTGCCCGTGTCGGCCTACATCGCCCTCGACGGACGGCTGACCCGCTACCCGGGCCGGGACGTCGCGCTCCTGTGGGACGAGCGGCACGGGTGGTCGTTCGGGATGGAGACCCACTCCGGCGAGGACCTGCTGGTGCTCGCCTACCTCGGGGGCGAGCTCGTCCCCGAGCCGCCCCGCGTCCGCGGGTTCGTGGCCGCGGCCCGGTCGTTCGGCGGCCCGTTCGCCGCTCCTGTTCCGCCTGACCTGCGTGACGGCGGAGGCGGCCTGCTTTCCCGCTTGGCGCGGTACCGCCGGGACTCGTGGACGACCGGCGCGTCGTTCCTGCACCAGGTGGGCTGA
- a CDS encoding bifunctional aminoglycoside phosphotransferase/ATP-binding protein — translation MDAPWAAVHETHIGVVFLLGDLAYKLKKPVDLGFLDFSARETRERVCHREVELNRRLAPDVYLGVSDVTGPDGVVCDHLIVMRRMPEDRRLSTLVRRGVPLHTTIRRLARQLAGFHARADRGPAIDADETRDAVRARWRDSFEQVRPFHGTVLDAATAIEIEALAEDFLAGRKALFDRRIAEGHVVDGHGDLLADDIFCLDDGPRVLDCLEFDDHLRHVDVLDDVAFLAMDLERLGAPELADQLVADYREFAGDPAPPALLHHYLAYRAFVRVKVACLRSAQGDAEAAELAREYAGIALRHLRLGRVRLVLVGGAPGTGKSTIAGGLADWLGATLLQSDRLRKELAGLDPAPRSAEPYRQGLYADTHTETTYAELVRRAGVLLALGETVVLDASWSFARHRRLAADVAELATSPVVAVCCEVPEAVAAQRIETRRAALSDATPEIAHRLAADADPWPEAHPLTTTGTPRESIARAVGCLAPEHRKSPAQRHSGPPGADGAGARVEQPEQPDTDREAGR, via the coding sequence ATGGACGCACCTTGGGCCGCTGTGCACGAGACCCACATCGGCGTCGTCTTCCTCCTCGGAGACCTCGCCTACAAGCTCAAGAAGCCGGTCGACCTCGGTTTTCTCGACTTCTCCGCGCGCGAGACCCGGGAACGCGTGTGCCACCGCGAGGTGGAACTCAACCGGCGGCTCGCGCCCGACGTCTACCTCGGCGTCTCCGACGTCACCGGACCCGACGGCGTCGTGTGCGACCACCTGATCGTCATGCGCCGGATGCCGGAGGACCGCCGCCTCTCCACGCTCGTCCGGCGAGGCGTGCCTCTGCACACGACGATCCGGCGGCTGGCCCGGCAGCTCGCCGGCTTCCACGCCCGTGCCGACCGCGGGCCCGCGATCGACGCCGACGAGACCCGCGACGCCGTCCGGGCCCGCTGGCGCGACAGCTTCGAGCAGGTCCGGCCCTTCCACGGCACGGTGCTCGACGCGGCCACGGCGATCGAGATCGAAGCGCTGGCCGAGGACTTCCTCGCCGGCCGGAAGGCTTTGTTCGACCGGCGGATCGCCGAGGGGCACGTCGTCGACGGGCACGGTGACCTGCTGGCCGACGACATCTTCTGCCTCGACGACGGCCCGCGCGTGCTCGACTGCCTGGAGTTCGACGACCACCTGCGCCACGTCGACGTGCTCGACGACGTCGCCTTCCTCGCGATGGACCTCGAACGTCTCGGCGCCCCGGAACTGGCCGACCAGCTCGTGGCCGACTACCGCGAGTTCGCCGGCGACCCCGCTCCCCCGGCGCTGCTGCACCACTACCTGGCCTACCGCGCGTTCGTCCGGGTCAAGGTCGCCTGCCTGCGCTCCGCCCAAGGTGACGCCGAGGCCGCCGAGCTGGCTCGCGAGTACGCCGGTATCGCGTTGCGGCACCTGCGGCTCGGCCGGGTCCGGCTGGTCCTCGTCGGCGGCGCGCCCGGCACCGGCAAGTCCACGATCGCCGGCGGGCTGGCCGACTGGCTCGGCGCCACGCTGCTGCAGTCGGACCGGCTGCGCAAGGAACTCGCCGGGCTCGACCCGGCACCGCGATCCGCCGAGCCCTACCGGCAGGGCCTCTACGCCGACACCCACACGGAAACGACCTACGCCGAGCTCGTGCGCCGCGCGGGCGTGCTGCTGGCGCTGGGCGAGACCGTCGTGCTGGACGCGTCGTGGTCCTTCGCCCGGCACCGCCGGCTCGCCGCCGACGTCGCGGAGCTCGCGACCAGCCCGGTCGTGGCCGTGTGCTGCGAGGTGCCGGAAGCCGTTGCGGCGCAACGGATCGAGACCCGGCGGGCCGCGCTGTCGGACGCCACCCCGGAGATCGCGCACCGGCTGGCCGCCGACGCCGACCCGTGGCCCGAGGCGCACCCGCTGACCACCACCGGGACCCCGCGGGAGTCGATCGCCCGGGCGGTGGGGTGTCTGGCGCCCGAGCACCGAAAGTCCCCCGCCCAGAGGCACTCCGGCCCTCCCGGTGCGGACGGCGCCGGTGCGAGGGTCGAACAGCCAGAGCAACCCGACACCGATCGCGAGGCAGGCCGATGA
- a CDS encoding Acg family FMN-binding oxidoreductase, which translates to MTEDWTKAETEVLARSLMSAPSVHNLQPWLLDVGPDELLVRERTELRLPHHDPLGRDRAASCGAAVANLEIAVRTLGRAADVEFLPDPARPDVVARIAATAASPPTGAELHRYGAIARRASHRAPFEDAPVPAAALRRIGETGAAPGVEARLVSPGREVAQVARVLRFAAEQYRSDGGYQRELSLWTIRDERSHRYGVGLPASRVPAGSVPWAGLVRSATELPEPADVEARLATESLFVFVTADDTRLDHIRAGYAMERAWLTAVDVGLSAAVLTQPLHLEPARSALCVDLTLSGFPQVLMRVGYSTDIDPAGPRRAVEEVVRRP; encoded by the coding sequence ATGACCGAGGACTGGACGAAGGCCGAGACCGAAGTGCTGGCGCGGTCGCTGATGAGCGCGCCGTCGGTGCACAACCTCCAGCCGTGGCTGCTCGACGTCGGCCCGGACGAGCTCCTGGTGCGCGAGCGCACCGAACTGCGCCTGCCGCACCACGACCCGCTCGGCCGCGACCGCGCCGCGTCGTGCGGCGCCGCTGTCGCCAACCTCGAGATCGCCGTCCGGACCCTCGGCCGGGCCGCGGACGTCGAGTTCCTGCCCGACCCGGCCCGCCCGGACGTCGTGGCCCGCATCGCCGCCACGGCCGCCTCGCCGCCGACCGGCGCGGAACTGCACCGCTACGGCGCGATCGCCCGCCGGGCCAGCCATCGCGCCCCCTTCGAGGACGCCCCGGTCCCGGCCGCCGCGCTGCGGCGGATCGGCGAAACGGGGGCGGCGCCGGGCGTCGAGGCCCGGCTGGTCAGCCCCGGCCGGGAGGTCGCGCAGGTGGCGCGCGTTCTGCGCTTCGCCGCGGAGCAGTACCGGAGCGACGGCGGCTACCAGCGGGAGCTGTCCCTGTGGACGATCCGCGACGAACGGTCCCACCGGTACGGCGTGGGCTTGCCCGCCAGCCGGGTCCCGGCCGGGTCGGTCCCGTGGGCCGGCCTGGTTCGCAGCGCCACGGAACTCCCCGAACCCGCCGACGTCGAAGCGCGGCTGGCCACGGAGTCCCTGTTCGTCTTCGTCACCGCCGACGACACGCGCCTCGACCACATCCGGGCCGGGTACGCGATGGAGCGGGCCTGGCTGACCGCTGTCGACGTCGGGCTGTCGGCCGCCGTGCTCACGCAGCCACTGCACCTCGAACCGGCCCGTTCCGCTCTGTGCGTGGACCTGACGCTGAGCGGGTTCCCGCAGGTCCTCATGCGTGTCGGCTACAGCACCGACATCGACCCGGCCGGACCGCGCCGGGCGGTCGAAGAGGTCGTGCGCCGGCCTTGA
- a CDS encoding Rv1733c family protein: MQHTLLPGRDTVARRPDRIQAALRHLLLLLSLAAAAGAVLLGIGMHASETARSGEQAASRYATTAVLLSDGPAPGTVGRSGTVGEPGPARATWVTREGQRHTGEVDALAGTVAGSVVPIWLDAAGAPVERPLTPFAAAVDAAAIAAGSCAAVIFLLWLTYRGAVLLLDRVRLAAWQQEWLHVSRPRRDDRSPAGS; this comes from the coding sequence ATGCAGCACACGCTTCTGCCGGGCCGCGACACGGTGGCCCGGCGTCCGGACCGGATCCAGGCCGCACTGCGGCACCTGCTGCTCCTGCTGTCGCTCGCGGCCGCGGCGGGCGCGGTCCTGCTCGGGATCGGGATGCACGCGAGTGAGACGGCCCGGTCCGGTGAGCAGGCGGCCTCGCGCTATGCCACGACGGCGGTGCTGCTGAGCGACGGGCCCGCGCCCGGCACGGTCGGCCGCAGCGGCACGGTGGGGGAGCCCGGGCCGGCGAGGGCGACCTGGGTGACGCGCGAGGGCCAACGGCACACCGGCGAGGTCGACGCCCTGGCGGGAACGGTGGCGGGCAGCGTGGTGCCGATCTGGCTGGACGCCGCGGGAGCGCCGGTCGAGCGTCCCCTCACCCCGTTCGCGGCGGCCGTCGACGCGGCGGCGATCGCGGCGGGCAGCTGCGCGGCGGTGATTTTCCTTCTGTGGCTGACCTATCGCGGTGCGGTCCTCCTGCTGGACCGGGTCCGTCTTGCCGCCTGGCAGCAGGAATGGCTCCACGTAAGCCGTCCCCGGCGGGATGACCGAAGTCCCGCCGGTTCGTGA